Proteins from a genomic interval of Pseudomonas paeninsulae:
- a CDS encoding ribonucleoside triphosphate reductase, which translates to MLSPVKALHPQQLCKRDGSIAAFDLGKIRQAIIAAGEASGEFDEALAGELAEAVLMRLQDSPSIDVEQVQDRVERVLMEAGFYQTARAYIVYRERHGRLRRDRKSLVDVAASMNEYLSREDWRVRANANQGYSLGGLILNVSGKVTANYWLDEVYSETIGLAHREADLHVHDLDMLAGYCAGWSLRSLLNEGFNGIPGRVEAGPPKHLSSALGQMVNFLGTLQNEWAGAQAFSSFDTYLAAYVRNDNLGFAEVRQAIQEFIYNLNVPSRWGTQTPFTNLTFDWVCPEDLREQIPYIGGVEMPFAYGDLQAEMELINRAYIEVMQAGDAMGRVFTFPIPTYNITHDFPWDSENADRLFEMTARYGLPYFQNFLNSDMQPNQVRSMCCRLQLDVRELLKRGGGLFGSAEQTGSLGVVTINCARLGYLFKGDTQGLLKRLDQLMELAMESLEVKRKVIQHHMDAGLYPYTKRYLGTLRNHFSTIGLNGMHEMLRNFSGDQEGMHTPKGREFALLLLDHVRATLVRFQEETGQMYNLEATPAEGTTYRFAKEDRKRYPDILQAGSAEAPYYTNSSQLPVGFTDDPFEALELQDELQCKYTGGTVLHLYMAERISSIQACKQLVRNALGRFRLPYLTITPTFSICPVHGYLDGEHEFCPKCDEALLHKQTRQDGAEKVSG; encoded by the coding sequence ATGCTCAGCCCGGTTAAAGCCCTTCATCCTCAGCAGTTATGCAAGCGCGATGGCAGCATTGCGGCGTTCGATCTCGGTAAGATTCGTCAGGCGATCATCGCGGCGGGCGAGGCCAGTGGCGAGTTCGATGAGGCGCTGGCGGGGGAGTTGGCCGAGGCGGTGCTGATGCGCCTGCAGGACTCGCCCAGTATCGATGTCGAACAGGTGCAGGACCGCGTCGAGCGGGTGCTGATGGAGGCCGGTTTCTACCAGACCGCACGCGCTTATATCGTCTACCGCGAGCGCCATGGCCGGTTGCGCCGTGATCGTAAGTCGCTGGTCGATGTGGCCGCGTCGATGAATGAGTACCTGTCGCGCGAGGACTGGCGGGTGCGGGCCAACGCCAACCAGGGCTATTCCCTCGGCGGCTTGATTCTCAATGTGTCGGGCAAGGTCACTGCCAACTACTGGCTGGACGAGGTGTACAGCGAGACCATCGGTCTGGCGCATCGTGAGGCCGATTTGCATGTACATGATCTGGACATGCTCGCCGGCTACTGCGCCGGCTGGTCGCTGCGCAGCCTGCTCAACGAGGGTTTCAACGGCATTCCCGGACGGGTTGAAGCGGGGCCGCCCAAGCACCTGTCCAGTGCCCTGGGGCAGATGGTCAACTTCCTGGGTACCTTGCAGAATGAGTGGGCCGGGGCCCAGGCGTTTAGCTCGTTCGATACCTACCTGGCGGCCTATGTGCGCAATGACAACCTGGGTTTCGCCGAGGTGCGCCAGGCCATCCAGGAGTTCATCTACAACCTCAATGTGCCGTCGCGCTGGGGCACCCAGACGCCGTTTACCAACCTGACCTTCGACTGGGTCTGTCCGGAAGACCTGCGCGAGCAGATCCCCTATATCGGCGGGGTGGAAATGCCCTTCGCCTATGGCGACTTGCAGGCCGAGATGGAGTTGATCAATCGCGCCTATATCGAGGTGATGCAGGCCGGCGACGCCATGGGCCGGGTGTTCACCTTCCCGATCCCGACCTACAACATCACCCATGATTTTCCCTGGGACAGCGAGAACGCCGACCGCCTGTTCGAGATGACTGCACGCTACGGCCTGCCGTACTTCCAGAACTTCCTCAATTCCGACATGCAGCCCAATCAGGTGCGCTCGATGTGCTGCCGCCTGCAACTGGACGTGCGCGAACTGCTCAAGCGCGGTGGTGGCTTGTTCGGCTCGGCCGAGCAGACCGGCTCGCTGGGGGTGGTGACGATCAACTGCGCGCGCCTGGGTTATCTATTCAAGGGCGACACCCAGGGCCTGCTCAAGCGCCTCGATCAGCTGATGGAACTGGCGATGGAGAGCCTGGAGGTCAAGCGCAAGGTGATCCAGCATCACATGGACGCCGGTCTCTATCCCTATACCAAGCGTTACTTGGGCACCCTGCGGAATCACTTCTCGACCATCGGCCTGAATGGCATGCACGAGATGCTGCGCAACTTCAGCGGTGACCAGGAAGGCATGCATACGCCCAAGGGCCGCGAATTCGCCTTGCTCTTGCTCGATCATGTGCGGGCCACCCTGGTGCGCTTCCAAGAGGAAACCGGGCAAATGTACAACCTTGAGGCGACCCCGGCCGAGGGCACCACCTATCGTTTCGCCAAGGAAGACCGCAAGCGCTACCCGGACATTCTCCAGGCCGGCAGCGCCGAGGCGCCGTACTACACCAACTCCTCGCAATTGCCGGTGGGCTTCACCGACGACCCTTTCGAGGCGCTGGAACTGCAGGACGAACTGCAGTGCAAGTACACCGGCGGCACCGTGCTGCACCTGTACATGGCCGAGCGGATCTCCTCGATCCAGGCCTGCAAACAACTGGTGCGCAACGCCCTGGGGCGTTTCCGCCTGCCGTACCTGACGATCACCCCGACCTTCTCGATCTGTCCGGTGCACGGCTACCTGGATGGCGAACATGAGTTCTGCCCGAAATGCGACGAGGCGTTGCTGCACAAGCAAACCCGGCAGGACGGCGCCGAGAAGGTCAGTGGCTGA
- the nrdD gene encoding anaerobic ribonucleoside-triphosphate reductase — MHSTQQLPEAQRQRCEVWTRVMGYHRPVTAFNPGKQSEHRERQHFTEAAARVSAA, encoded by the coding sequence ATGCACAGCACCCAGCAACTCCCCGAAGCACAACGCCAGCGCTGCGAAGTCTGGACCCGGGTGATGGGCTATCACCGCCCGGTCACCGCCTTCAACCCGGGCAAGCAGTCCGAACACCGCGAACGCCAGCACTTCACCGAAGCGGCGGCGCGAGTAAGCGCTGCGTGA